The proteins below come from a single Chitinophaga pinensis DSM 2588 genomic window:
- a CDS encoding carbamoyltransferase: MALNIIGISALYHDSACCLVQDGKLKYAAEEERFSRLKADDAIPRMALKYCLKEAGIGINDIDCIAFYEDPTKKLGRQLWSGIWNRSDVLRKKFRPGWVEQEIRDILGYEGRIEFFDHHLSHAASSYHYSGFDNAAILTVDGVGEWATTTYGTGNGSNIDLWEEVSYPHSLGLLYSTITNFLGFEVNEGEYKVMGLAPYGKPTYVNQVRQLIKMLGDGKYELNLEYFDFLEESRMFTDRFADLFGKPARVRGVSVDQEHMDIARSLQVVLEEILINKAEYLYRKTGSENLCMAGGVALNCVANGKIIKNTPFKNLFVQPAANDAGGALGAASLAYTRISGEPMTPGKLGHVYLGPRYEASHVRKVLESTSLRYHSFEGDQETLVKETAARIAEGKVIGWFHGRMEFGPRSLGARSILADPRDTEMRDKINAMVKKREGFRPFAPAALDSEYKKHFDIDHESPFMLETCQVISPLDLPAITHVDGSARLQTVTRNSNPRFHHLLEAFNELTGCPILLNTSFNVKGEPIVCSPEDAINCFISTNIDVLVVEDFIIDRAENELGILEWISGVMTTKYASQRNTYTFI; the protein is encoded by the coding sequence ATGGCATTGAATATAATCGGCATTTCAGCCCTCTATCATGACTCTGCTTGTTGCCTCGTGCAGGATGGCAAGCTGAAATATGCAGCAGAAGAAGAAAGATTTTCAAGACTCAAGGCAGATGACGCAATTCCACGGATGGCGCTGAAATATTGCCTGAAAGAAGCAGGTATCGGTATTAATGATATTGATTGCATTGCATTTTACGAAGACCCCACAAAGAAACTGGGGCGTCAGTTATGGAGCGGTATCTGGAACCGCTCAGATGTATTACGTAAGAAGTTCCGTCCGGGTTGGGTAGAACAGGAGATCCGTGATATACTCGGGTATGAAGGCCGGATCGAGTTTTTTGACCATCACCTGTCTCACGCCGCCAGCAGTTATCACTACTCCGGTTTTGATAACGCAGCCATCCTTACAGTAGATGGCGTAGGAGAGTGGGCCACGACCACTTACGGCACAGGTAACGGATCCAATATCGACCTCTGGGAAGAAGTCAGCTATCCACACTCCCTCGGATTATTATACAGCACAATCACCAACTTCCTCGGTTTCGAAGTAAACGAAGGCGAGTACAAAGTAATGGGACTTGCGCCATATGGTAAACCTACTTACGTGAACCAGGTACGTCAGCTGATTAAAATGCTCGGCGATGGTAAATATGAACTGAACCTGGAATACTTCGACTTCCTCGAAGAAAGCCGCATGTTCACCGACCGCTTTGCTGACTTATTCGGCAAACCAGCCAGGGTACGCGGTGTATCTGTCGATCAGGAACATATGGACATTGCCCGCAGCTTGCAGGTAGTGCTGGAAGAAATACTGATCAACAAAGCAGAATACCTCTACCGTAAAACAGGTAGCGAGAACCTTTGTATGGCAGGTGGCGTTGCGCTGAACTGCGTAGCCAATGGTAAAATCATTAAAAACACCCCCTTCAAAAATCTCTTCGTACAGCCTGCGGCCAATGATGCAGGTGGTGCATTGGGCGCTGCCAGCCTGGCTTATACCAGGATCAGCGGAGAACCCATGACACCTGGTAAACTGGGCCACGTATATCTCGGTCCACGTTATGAAGCCAGTCATGTTCGAAAAGTACTGGAATCTACTTCACTTCGCTACCACAGCTTCGAAGGTGACCAGGAAACACTGGTGAAAGAAACTGCCGCCCGTATCGCAGAAGGGAAGGTAATCGGCTGGTTCCATGGCAGAATGGAATTTGGTCCGCGTTCCCTGGGCGCCAGATCGATCCTCGCTGATCCAAGGGATACCGAAATGCGTGATAAGATCAACGCAATGGTGAAGAAAAGGGAAGGCTTCCGGCCTTTTGCTCCTGCGGCACTCGACAGTGAATACAAGAAACATTTTGATATCGATCATGAATCTCCTTTCATGCTGGAAACCTGCCAGGTGATCTCCCCCCTGGATCTGCCGGCCATCACACACGTAGATGGTTCCGCCAGGTTACAGACAGTGACGCGCAACAGCAATCCGCGTTTCCATCATTTACTGGAAGCCTTTAATGAGCTGACGGGCTGTCCCATCCTCCTCAACACTTCGTTCAACGTAAAAGGAGAACCGATCGTCTGCTCACCCGAAGATGCGATCAACTGTTTCATCAGCACCAACATCGATGTACTGGTGGTGGAAGACTTTATTATCGATCGCGCAGAAAATGAGCTGGGAATCCTCGAATGGATTTCCGGCGTCATGACAACCAAATATGCATCACAGCGTAACACTTATACTTTCATCTAA